One Gossypium hirsutum isolate 1008001.06 chromosome A11, Gossypium_hirsutum_v2.1, whole genome shotgun sequence genomic window carries:
- the LOC107924436 gene encoding kinesin-like protein KIN-UB isoform X4: MASNGYRNGTGTNKGAIKPPASSNIRSSSFKSRLPPSSNHSPGSALRRTSSASFTTAAGGDGVPGRVRVAVRLRPRNAEESTADADFADCVELQPELKRLKLRKNNWESETYEFDEVLTEFASQKRVYEVVAKPVVESVLDGYNGTVMAYGQTGTGKTFTLGRLGEEDTSARGIMLYMETIQDLLDPANDNISIVEDPRTGDVSLPGATHVEIKDEQSFLELLRLGEAHRIAANTKLNTESSRSHAILMVHVKRSVLGEEVAIPTESDKSSHFVKPPKPLVRKSKLVLVDLAGSERVQKSGSEGHMLEEAKSINLSLSALGKCINALAENSAHVPIRDSKLTRLLRDSFGGTARTSLIVTIGPSPRHRGETASTILFGQRAMKVENMLRIKEEFDYKSLARRLEIQLDKLIAENERQQKAFDDEVERINLEAQNRVSEVERNFTDALEKERLKCQMEYMESVKKLEEKMIENQQKHQHDGFMKDKCNGEGPGFCEDIAVIKKLLEKETHMRKEAEKEVNKLKSQLGQHMDAGAGGDAEILKLQIALEDEVHQKKKLEEEIIILRSQMLQLTFEADQMRRCLARGGSGNAYPGLDSPMSQVRDSLSGHKTPVSALFDQVGVEKILDLLESEDANVRIHAVKVVANLAAEEANQERIVEAGGLTSLLMLLRSYEDETVRRVAAGAIANLAMNEANQELIMVQGGISLLSTTASDAEDPQTLRMVAGAIANLCGNDKLQATLRSEGGIKALLGMVRCRHPDVLSQVARGIANFAKCESRASTNGIRSGRSLLIDEGALPWIVQSANNDAAPIRRHIELALCHLAQHEANAKDMINGGALWELVRITRDCSREDIRSLARRTLNSSLLFRSEMRRLRIEL; encoded by the exons ATGGCTTCCAATGGTTACAGAAATGGTACGGGTACCAACAAGGGAGCTATTAAGCCCCCCGCTTCATCTAATATCAGATCATCTTCATTCAAATCAAGGCTTCCTCCTTCATCCAATCACTCGCCGGGATCTGCTCTTCGCCGGACTAGCTCTGCCTCTTTCACCACCGCCGCTGGAGGTGACGGCG TGCCCGGAAGAGTTCGAGTAGCCGTTAGATTAAGGCCGCGAAATGCAGAAGAGTCGACTGCCGATGCAGATTTTGCCGATTGCGTTGAACTCCAACCCgag CTTAAGAGGCTTAAACTTAGGAAGAACAATTGGGAATCAGAAACCTACGAGTTTGATGAAGTGCTTACCGAGTTTGCTTCTCAAAAACGTGTCTACGAAGTTGTTGCTAAACCTGTTGTGGAG AGTGTTCTGGATGGTTATAATGGTACAGTTATGGCTTATGGCCAGACTGGAACTGGGAAAACTTTCACTCTTGGACGATTGGGTGAGGAAGATACATCCGCTCGTGGAATAATG CTTTACATGGAGACCATCCAGGATCTCCTTGATCCGGCAAATGATAATATTTCCATTGTGGAAGATCCCAGAACTGGAGATGTGTCCTTACCGGGGGCAACTCATGTAGAAATTAAGGATGAGCAGAGTTTTTTGGAGCTACTGAGGTTAGGGGAAGCTCATCGAATTGCTGCAAATACTAAGTTGAATACTGAATCTTCTCGCAGTCATGCCATATTGATG GTACATGTTAAGAGATCAGTCTTGGGAGAAGAAGTTGCCATTCCAACTGAGTCAGACAAGTCTTCTCACTTTGTCAAACCTCCAAAGCCTCTTGTCCGGAAAAGCAAGCTAGTATTGGTAGATTTGGCAGGCTCAGAGCGTGTTCAAAAGTCAG GAAGTGAGGGACACATGTTGGAAGAAGCTAAGTCTATTAACCTGTCACTGAGTGCTTTGGGTAAGTGTATTAATGCTTTAGCAGAGAATAGTGCTCATGTGCCCATTCGTGATTCAAAACTTACGAGGCTACTCAGAGATTCTTTCGGAG GTACTGCCAGGACCTCATTAATTGTGACAATTGGCCCTTCCCCACGACATCGAGGAGAGACTGCAAGTACGATATTGTTTGGTCAAAGG GCAATGAAGGTGGAGAATATGTTGAGAATAAAGGAAGAGTTTGATTATAAAAGTTTGGCTAGAAGGCTTGAAATACAGCTGGACAAGCTCATTGCAGAAAATGAAAGGCAACAGAAGGCTTTTGATGACGAAGTTGAAAGAATAAACTTAGAAGCACAAAACCGTGTCTCTGAGGTTGAGAGAAATTTCACAGATGCCTTAGAG AAGGAACGACTAAAGTGCCAGATGGAATATATGGAATCAGTTAAGAAGCTGGAGGAAAAGATGATAGAAAATCAACAGAAGCATCAGCATGATGGCTTCATGAAGGACAAATGTAATGGGGAG GGGCCTGGATTTTGTGAGGACATTGCTGTGATAAAAAAACTGCTAGAGAAAGAAACTCATATGAGAAAGGAAGCTGAAAAGGAGGTCAACAAACTTAAAAGTCAACTAGGACAGCACATGGATGCCGGG GCAGGTGGAGATGCTGAAATCTTAAAGCTACAAATAGCTCTGGAGGATGAGGTTCATCAGAAAAAGAAGCTTGAAGAAGAAATAATAATACTAAGAAGTCAGATGTTACAACTGACTTTTGAAGCCGACCAG ATGAGAAGGTGTCTTGCAAGAGGTGGATCTGGAAATGCTTATCCTGGTTTAGATTCTCCAATGTCTCAAGTTAGGGACTCTTTGAGTGGACATAAGACACCAGTTTCTGCACTATTTGATCAAG TTGGAGTGGAAAAGATATTGGATTTGCTTGAGTCAGAAGATGCTAACGTACGCATTCATGCTGTAAAAGTAGTGGCAAACCTAGCAGCTGAAG AAGCAAACCAGGAAAGGATTGTTGAAGCTGGTGGTCTTACTTCCTTGCTGATGCTTCTAAGAAGTTATGAGGATGAAACTGTTCGCAGAGTAGCAGCCGGTGCAATTGCTAATCTTGCAATGAATg AAGCCAATCAAGAACTCATAATGGTTCAAGGGGGAATCAGTTTATTGTCTACTACAGCATCTGATGCTGAGGATCCTCAGACTCTACGCATGGTTGCTGGAGCTATAGCTAACCTGTGTGGGAATG ATAAACTGCAAGCAACACTGAGGTCTGAAGGTGGAATCAAGGCATTGCTGGGAATGGTGAGATGCAGACATCCAGATGTTCTTTCCCAAGTTGCTCGTGGAATTGCCAACTTTGCAAAATGTGAATCTCGTGCATCTACTAATG GTATACGAAGCGGGAGATCACTTCTTATCGATGAAGGTGCACTTCCATGGATTGTGCAAAGTGCTAACAATGATGCTGCACCTATTAGGCGACACATTGAGCTCGCACTGTGTCATTTGGCACAGCATG AAGCAAATGCAAAGGACATGATAAATGGGGGTGCCCTCTGGGAGCTGGTTCGCATAACACGGGACTGTTCTCGAGAGGATATTAGAAGTCTTGCTCGCCGAACACTGAATTCGAGCCTGTTATTTCGATCTGAAATGAGGCGGCTAAGGATAGAGTTGTGA
- the LOC107924436 gene encoding kinesin-like protein KIN-UB isoform X3, with translation MASNGYRNGTGTNKGAIKPPASSNIRSSSFKSRLPPSSNHSPGSALRRTSSASFTTAAGGDGVPGRVRVAVRLRPRNAEESTADADFADCVELQPELKRLKLRKNNWESETYEFDEVLTEFASQKRVYEVVAKPVVESVLDGYNGTVMAYGQTGTGKTFTLGRLGEEDTSARGIMVRSMEEILVNVSRETDSISVSYLQLYMETIQDLLDPANDNISIVEDPRTGDVSLPGATHVEIKDEQSFLELLRLGEAHRIAANTKLNTESSRSHAILMVHVKRSVLGEEVAIPTESDKSSHFVKPPKPLVRKSKLVLVDLAGSERVQKSGSEGHMLEEAKSINLSLSALGKCINALAENSAHVPIRDSKLTRLLRDSFGGTARTSLIVTIGPSPRHRGETASTILFGQRVENMLRIKEEFDYKSLARRLEIQLDKLIAENERQQKAFDDEVERINLEAQNRVSEVERNFTDALEKERLKCQMEYMESVKKLEEKMIENQQKHQHDGFMKDKCNGEGPGFCEDIAVIKKLLEKETHMRKEAEKEVNKLKSQLGQHMDAGAGGDAEILKLQIALEDEVHQKKKLEEEIIILRSQMLQLTFEADQMRRCLARGGSGNAYPGLDSPMSQVRDSLSGHKTPVSALFDQVGVEKILDLLESEDANVRIHAVKVVANLAAEEANQERIVEAGGLTSLLMLLRSYEDETVRRVAAGAIANLAMNEANQELIMVQGGISLLSTTASDAEDPQTLRMVAGAIANLCGNDKLQATLRSEGGIKALLGMVRCRHPDVLSQVARGIANFAKCESRASTNGIRSGRSLLIDEGALPWIVQSANNDAAPIRRHIELALCHLAQHEANAKDMINGGALWELVRITRDCSREDIRSLARRTLNSSLLFRSEMRRLRIEL, from the exons ATGGCTTCCAATGGTTACAGAAATGGTACGGGTACCAACAAGGGAGCTATTAAGCCCCCCGCTTCATCTAATATCAGATCATCTTCATTCAAATCAAGGCTTCCTCCTTCATCCAATCACTCGCCGGGATCTGCTCTTCGCCGGACTAGCTCTGCCTCTTTCACCACCGCCGCTGGAGGTGACGGCG TGCCCGGAAGAGTTCGAGTAGCCGTTAGATTAAGGCCGCGAAATGCAGAAGAGTCGACTGCCGATGCAGATTTTGCCGATTGCGTTGAACTCCAACCCgag CTTAAGAGGCTTAAACTTAGGAAGAACAATTGGGAATCAGAAACCTACGAGTTTGATGAAGTGCTTACCGAGTTTGCTTCTCAAAAACGTGTCTACGAAGTTGTTGCTAAACCTGTTGTGGAG AGTGTTCTGGATGGTTATAATGGTACAGTTATGGCTTATGGCCAGACTGGAACTGGGAAAACTTTCACTCTTGGACGATTGGGTGAGGAAGATACATCCGCTCGTGGAATAATGGTTCGTTCAATGGAGGAGATTTTAGTTAATGTTTCTCGAGAAACAGATTCTATCTCTGTTTCTTATTTGCAG CTTTACATGGAGACCATCCAGGATCTCCTTGATCCGGCAAATGATAATATTTCCATTGTGGAAGATCCCAGAACTGGAGATGTGTCCTTACCGGGGGCAACTCATGTAGAAATTAAGGATGAGCAGAGTTTTTTGGAGCTACTGAGGTTAGGGGAAGCTCATCGAATTGCTGCAAATACTAAGTTGAATACTGAATCTTCTCGCAGTCATGCCATATTGATG GTACATGTTAAGAGATCAGTCTTGGGAGAAGAAGTTGCCATTCCAACTGAGTCAGACAAGTCTTCTCACTTTGTCAAACCTCCAAAGCCTCTTGTCCGGAAAAGCAAGCTAGTATTGGTAGATTTGGCAGGCTCAGAGCGTGTTCAAAAGTCAG GAAGTGAGGGACACATGTTGGAAGAAGCTAAGTCTATTAACCTGTCACTGAGTGCTTTGGGTAAGTGTATTAATGCTTTAGCAGAGAATAGTGCTCATGTGCCCATTCGTGATTCAAAACTTACGAGGCTACTCAGAGATTCTTTCGGAG GTACTGCCAGGACCTCATTAATTGTGACAATTGGCCCTTCCCCACGACATCGAGGAGAGACTGCAAGTACGATATTGTTTGGTCAAAGG GTGGAGAATATGTTGAGAATAAAGGAAGAGTTTGATTATAAAAGTTTGGCTAGAAGGCTTGAAATACAGCTGGACAAGCTCATTGCAGAAAATGAAAGGCAACAGAAGGCTTTTGATGACGAAGTTGAAAGAATAAACTTAGAAGCACAAAACCGTGTCTCTGAGGTTGAGAGAAATTTCACAGATGCCTTAGAG AAGGAACGACTAAAGTGCCAGATGGAATATATGGAATCAGTTAAGAAGCTGGAGGAAAAGATGATAGAAAATCAACAGAAGCATCAGCATGATGGCTTCATGAAGGACAAATGTAATGGGGAG GGGCCTGGATTTTGTGAGGACATTGCTGTGATAAAAAAACTGCTAGAGAAAGAAACTCATATGAGAAAGGAAGCTGAAAAGGAGGTCAACAAACTTAAAAGTCAACTAGGACAGCACATGGATGCCGGG GCAGGTGGAGATGCTGAAATCTTAAAGCTACAAATAGCTCTGGAGGATGAGGTTCATCAGAAAAAGAAGCTTGAAGAAGAAATAATAATACTAAGAAGTCAGATGTTACAACTGACTTTTGAAGCCGACCAG ATGAGAAGGTGTCTTGCAAGAGGTGGATCTGGAAATGCTTATCCTGGTTTAGATTCTCCAATGTCTCAAGTTAGGGACTCTTTGAGTGGACATAAGACACCAGTTTCTGCACTATTTGATCAAG TTGGAGTGGAAAAGATATTGGATTTGCTTGAGTCAGAAGATGCTAACGTACGCATTCATGCTGTAAAAGTAGTGGCAAACCTAGCAGCTGAAG AAGCAAACCAGGAAAGGATTGTTGAAGCTGGTGGTCTTACTTCCTTGCTGATGCTTCTAAGAAGTTATGAGGATGAAACTGTTCGCAGAGTAGCAGCCGGTGCAATTGCTAATCTTGCAATGAATg AAGCCAATCAAGAACTCATAATGGTTCAAGGGGGAATCAGTTTATTGTCTACTACAGCATCTGATGCTGAGGATCCTCAGACTCTACGCATGGTTGCTGGAGCTATAGCTAACCTGTGTGGGAATG ATAAACTGCAAGCAACACTGAGGTCTGAAGGTGGAATCAAGGCATTGCTGGGAATGGTGAGATGCAGACATCCAGATGTTCTTTCCCAAGTTGCTCGTGGAATTGCCAACTTTGCAAAATGTGAATCTCGTGCATCTACTAATG GTATACGAAGCGGGAGATCACTTCTTATCGATGAAGGTGCACTTCCATGGATTGTGCAAAGTGCTAACAATGATGCTGCACCTATTAGGCGACACATTGAGCTCGCACTGTGTCATTTGGCACAGCATG AAGCAAATGCAAAGGACATGATAAATGGGGGTGCCCTCTGGGAGCTGGTTCGCATAACACGGGACTGTTCTCGAGAGGATATTAGAAGTCTTGCTCGCCGAACACTGAATTCGAGCCTGTTATTTCGATCTGAAATGAGGCGGCTAAGGATAGAGTTGTGA
- the LOC107924436 gene encoding kinesin-like protein KIN-UB isoform X2 — MASNGYRNGTGTNKGAIKPPASSNIRSSSFKSRLPPSSNHSPGSALRRTSSASFTTAAGVPGRVRVAVRLRPRNAEESTADADFADCVELQPELKRLKLRKNNWESETYEFDEVLTEFASQKRVYEVVAKPVVESVLDGYNGTVMAYGQTGTGKTFTLGRLGEEDTSARGIMVRSMEEILVNVSRETDSISVSYLQLYMETIQDLLDPANDNISIVEDPRTGDVSLPGATHVEIKDEQSFLELLRLGEAHRIAANTKLNTESSRSHAILMVHVKRSVLGEEVAIPTESDKSSHFVKPPKPLVRKSKLVLVDLAGSERVQKSGSEGHMLEEAKSINLSLSALGKCINALAENSAHVPIRDSKLTRLLRDSFGGTARTSLIVTIGPSPRHRGETASTILFGQRAMKVENMLRIKEEFDYKSLARRLEIQLDKLIAENERQQKAFDDEVERINLEAQNRVSEVERNFTDALEKERLKCQMEYMESVKKLEEKMIENQQKHQHDGFMKDKCNGEGPGFCEDIAVIKKLLEKETHMRKEAEKEVNKLKSQLGQHMDAGAGGDAEILKLQIALEDEVHQKKKLEEEIIILRSQMLQLTFEADQMRRCLARGGSGNAYPGLDSPMSQVRDSLSGHKTPVSALFDQVGVEKILDLLESEDANVRIHAVKVVANLAAEEANQERIVEAGGLTSLLMLLRSYEDETVRRVAAGAIANLAMNEANQELIMVQGGISLLSTTASDAEDPQTLRMVAGAIANLCGNDKLQATLRSEGGIKALLGMVRCRHPDVLSQVARGIANFAKCESRASTNGIRSGRSLLIDEGALPWIVQSANNDAAPIRRHIELALCHLAQHEANAKDMINGGALWELVRITRDCSREDIRSLARRTLNSSLLFRSEMRRLRIEL, encoded by the exons ATGGCTTCCAATGGTTACAGAAATGGTACGGGTACCAACAAGGGAGCTATTAAGCCCCCCGCTTCATCTAATATCAGATCATCTTCATTCAAATCAAGGCTTCCTCCTTCATCCAATCACTCGCCGGGATCTGCTCTTCGCCGGACTAGCTCTGCCTCTTTCACCACCGCCGCTGGAG TGCCCGGAAGAGTTCGAGTAGCCGTTAGATTAAGGCCGCGAAATGCAGAAGAGTCGACTGCCGATGCAGATTTTGCCGATTGCGTTGAACTCCAACCCgag CTTAAGAGGCTTAAACTTAGGAAGAACAATTGGGAATCAGAAACCTACGAGTTTGATGAAGTGCTTACCGAGTTTGCTTCTCAAAAACGTGTCTACGAAGTTGTTGCTAAACCTGTTGTGGAG AGTGTTCTGGATGGTTATAATGGTACAGTTATGGCTTATGGCCAGACTGGAACTGGGAAAACTTTCACTCTTGGACGATTGGGTGAGGAAGATACATCCGCTCGTGGAATAATGGTTCGTTCAATGGAGGAGATTTTAGTTAATGTTTCTCGAGAAACAGATTCTATCTCTGTTTCTTATTTGCAG CTTTACATGGAGACCATCCAGGATCTCCTTGATCCGGCAAATGATAATATTTCCATTGTGGAAGATCCCAGAACTGGAGATGTGTCCTTACCGGGGGCAACTCATGTAGAAATTAAGGATGAGCAGAGTTTTTTGGAGCTACTGAGGTTAGGGGAAGCTCATCGAATTGCTGCAAATACTAAGTTGAATACTGAATCTTCTCGCAGTCATGCCATATTGATG GTACATGTTAAGAGATCAGTCTTGGGAGAAGAAGTTGCCATTCCAACTGAGTCAGACAAGTCTTCTCACTTTGTCAAACCTCCAAAGCCTCTTGTCCGGAAAAGCAAGCTAGTATTGGTAGATTTGGCAGGCTCAGAGCGTGTTCAAAAGTCAG GAAGTGAGGGACACATGTTGGAAGAAGCTAAGTCTATTAACCTGTCACTGAGTGCTTTGGGTAAGTGTATTAATGCTTTAGCAGAGAATAGTGCTCATGTGCCCATTCGTGATTCAAAACTTACGAGGCTACTCAGAGATTCTTTCGGAG GTACTGCCAGGACCTCATTAATTGTGACAATTGGCCCTTCCCCACGACATCGAGGAGAGACTGCAAGTACGATATTGTTTGGTCAAAGG GCAATGAAGGTGGAGAATATGTTGAGAATAAAGGAAGAGTTTGATTATAAAAGTTTGGCTAGAAGGCTTGAAATACAGCTGGACAAGCTCATTGCAGAAAATGAAAGGCAACAGAAGGCTTTTGATGACGAAGTTGAAAGAATAAACTTAGAAGCACAAAACCGTGTCTCTGAGGTTGAGAGAAATTTCACAGATGCCTTAGAG AAGGAACGACTAAAGTGCCAGATGGAATATATGGAATCAGTTAAGAAGCTGGAGGAAAAGATGATAGAAAATCAACAGAAGCATCAGCATGATGGCTTCATGAAGGACAAATGTAATGGGGAG GGGCCTGGATTTTGTGAGGACATTGCTGTGATAAAAAAACTGCTAGAGAAAGAAACTCATATGAGAAAGGAAGCTGAAAAGGAGGTCAACAAACTTAAAAGTCAACTAGGACAGCACATGGATGCCGGG GCAGGTGGAGATGCTGAAATCTTAAAGCTACAAATAGCTCTGGAGGATGAGGTTCATCAGAAAAAGAAGCTTGAAGAAGAAATAATAATACTAAGAAGTCAGATGTTACAACTGACTTTTGAAGCCGACCAG ATGAGAAGGTGTCTTGCAAGAGGTGGATCTGGAAATGCTTATCCTGGTTTAGATTCTCCAATGTCTCAAGTTAGGGACTCTTTGAGTGGACATAAGACACCAGTTTCTGCACTATTTGATCAAG TTGGAGTGGAAAAGATATTGGATTTGCTTGAGTCAGAAGATGCTAACGTACGCATTCATGCTGTAAAAGTAGTGGCAAACCTAGCAGCTGAAG AAGCAAACCAGGAAAGGATTGTTGAAGCTGGTGGTCTTACTTCCTTGCTGATGCTTCTAAGAAGTTATGAGGATGAAACTGTTCGCAGAGTAGCAGCCGGTGCAATTGCTAATCTTGCAATGAATg AAGCCAATCAAGAACTCATAATGGTTCAAGGGGGAATCAGTTTATTGTCTACTACAGCATCTGATGCTGAGGATCCTCAGACTCTACGCATGGTTGCTGGAGCTATAGCTAACCTGTGTGGGAATG ATAAACTGCAAGCAACACTGAGGTCTGAAGGTGGAATCAAGGCATTGCTGGGAATGGTGAGATGCAGACATCCAGATGTTCTTTCCCAAGTTGCTCGTGGAATTGCCAACTTTGCAAAATGTGAATCTCGTGCATCTACTAATG GTATACGAAGCGGGAGATCACTTCTTATCGATGAAGGTGCACTTCCATGGATTGTGCAAAGTGCTAACAATGATGCTGCACCTATTAGGCGACACATTGAGCTCGCACTGTGTCATTTGGCACAGCATG AAGCAAATGCAAAGGACATGATAAATGGGGGTGCCCTCTGGGAGCTGGTTCGCATAACACGGGACTGTTCTCGAGAGGATATTAGAAGTCTTGCTCGCCGAACACTGAATTCGAGCCTGTTATTTCGATCTGAAATGAGGCGGCTAAGGATAGAGTTGTGA
- the LOC107924436 gene encoding kinesin-like protein KIN-UB isoform X1, with protein MASNGYRNGTGTNKGAIKPPASSNIRSSSFKSRLPPSSNHSPGSALRRTSSASFTTAAGGDGVPGRVRVAVRLRPRNAEESTADADFADCVELQPELKRLKLRKNNWESETYEFDEVLTEFASQKRVYEVVAKPVVESVLDGYNGTVMAYGQTGTGKTFTLGRLGEEDTSARGIMVRSMEEILVNVSRETDSISVSYLQLYMETIQDLLDPANDNISIVEDPRTGDVSLPGATHVEIKDEQSFLELLRLGEAHRIAANTKLNTESSRSHAILMVHVKRSVLGEEVAIPTESDKSSHFVKPPKPLVRKSKLVLVDLAGSERVQKSGSEGHMLEEAKSINLSLSALGKCINALAENSAHVPIRDSKLTRLLRDSFGGTARTSLIVTIGPSPRHRGETASTILFGQRAMKVENMLRIKEEFDYKSLARRLEIQLDKLIAENERQQKAFDDEVERINLEAQNRVSEVERNFTDALEKERLKCQMEYMESVKKLEEKMIENQQKHQHDGFMKDKCNGEGPGFCEDIAVIKKLLEKETHMRKEAEKEVNKLKSQLGQHMDAGAGGDAEILKLQIALEDEVHQKKKLEEEIIILRSQMLQLTFEADQMRRCLARGGSGNAYPGLDSPMSQVRDSLSGHKTPVSALFDQVGVEKILDLLESEDANVRIHAVKVVANLAAEEANQERIVEAGGLTSLLMLLRSYEDETVRRVAAGAIANLAMNEANQELIMVQGGISLLSTTASDAEDPQTLRMVAGAIANLCGNDKLQATLRSEGGIKALLGMVRCRHPDVLSQVARGIANFAKCESRASTNGIRSGRSLLIDEGALPWIVQSANNDAAPIRRHIELALCHLAQHEANAKDMINGGALWELVRITRDCSREDIRSLARRTLNSSLLFRSEMRRLRIEL; from the exons ATGGCTTCCAATGGTTACAGAAATGGTACGGGTACCAACAAGGGAGCTATTAAGCCCCCCGCTTCATCTAATATCAGATCATCTTCATTCAAATCAAGGCTTCCTCCTTCATCCAATCACTCGCCGGGATCTGCTCTTCGCCGGACTAGCTCTGCCTCTTTCACCACCGCCGCTGGAGGTGACGGCG TGCCCGGAAGAGTTCGAGTAGCCGTTAGATTAAGGCCGCGAAATGCAGAAGAGTCGACTGCCGATGCAGATTTTGCCGATTGCGTTGAACTCCAACCCgag CTTAAGAGGCTTAAACTTAGGAAGAACAATTGGGAATCAGAAACCTACGAGTTTGATGAAGTGCTTACCGAGTTTGCTTCTCAAAAACGTGTCTACGAAGTTGTTGCTAAACCTGTTGTGGAG AGTGTTCTGGATGGTTATAATGGTACAGTTATGGCTTATGGCCAGACTGGAACTGGGAAAACTTTCACTCTTGGACGATTGGGTGAGGAAGATACATCCGCTCGTGGAATAATGGTTCGTTCAATGGAGGAGATTTTAGTTAATGTTTCTCGAGAAACAGATTCTATCTCTGTTTCTTATTTGCAG CTTTACATGGAGACCATCCAGGATCTCCTTGATCCGGCAAATGATAATATTTCCATTGTGGAAGATCCCAGAACTGGAGATGTGTCCTTACCGGGGGCAACTCATGTAGAAATTAAGGATGAGCAGAGTTTTTTGGAGCTACTGAGGTTAGGGGAAGCTCATCGAATTGCTGCAAATACTAAGTTGAATACTGAATCTTCTCGCAGTCATGCCATATTGATG GTACATGTTAAGAGATCAGTCTTGGGAGAAGAAGTTGCCATTCCAACTGAGTCAGACAAGTCTTCTCACTTTGTCAAACCTCCAAAGCCTCTTGTCCGGAAAAGCAAGCTAGTATTGGTAGATTTGGCAGGCTCAGAGCGTGTTCAAAAGTCAG GAAGTGAGGGACACATGTTGGAAGAAGCTAAGTCTATTAACCTGTCACTGAGTGCTTTGGGTAAGTGTATTAATGCTTTAGCAGAGAATAGTGCTCATGTGCCCATTCGTGATTCAAAACTTACGAGGCTACTCAGAGATTCTTTCGGAG GTACTGCCAGGACCTCATTAATTGTGACAATTGGCCCTTCCCCACGACATCGAGGAGAGACTGCAAGTACGATATTGTTTGGTCAAAGG GCAATGAAGGTGGAGAATATGTTGAGAATAAAGGAAGAGTTTGATTATAAAAGTTTGGCTAGAAGGCTTGAAATACAGCTGGACAAGCTCATTGCAGAAAATGAAAGGCAACAGAAGGCTTTTGATGACGAAGTTGAAAGAATAAACTTAGAAGCACAAAACCGTGTCTCTGAGGTTGAGAGAAATTTCACAGATGCCTTAGAG AAGGAACGACTAAAGTGCCAGATGGAATATATGGAATCAGTTAAGAAGCTGGAGGAAAAGATGATAGAAAATCAACAGAAGCATCAGCATGATGGCTTCATGAAGGACAAATGTAATGGGGAG GGGCCTGGATTTTGTGAGGACATTGCTGTGATAAAAAAACTGCTAGAGAAAGAAACTCATATGAGAAAGGAAGCTGAAAAGGAGGTCAACAAACTTAAAAGTCAACTAGGACAGCACATGGATGCCGGG GCAGGTGGAGATGCTGAAATCTTAAAGCTACAAATAGCTCTGGAGGATGAGGTTCATCAGAAAAAGAAGCTTGAAGAAGAAATAATAATACTAAGAAGTCAGATGTTACAACTGACTTTTGAAGCCGACCAG ATGAGAAGGTGTCTTGCAAGAGGTGGATCTGGAAATGCTTATCCTGGTTTAGATTCTCCAATGTCTCAAGTTAGGGACTCTTTGAGTGGACATAAGACACCAGTTTCTGCACTATTTGATCAAG TTGGAGTGGAAAAGATATTGGATTTGCTTGAGTCAGAAGATGCTAACGTACGCATTCATGCTGTAAAAGTAGTGGCAAACCTAGCAGCTGAAG AAGCAAACCAGGAAAGGATTGTTGAAGCTGGTGGTCTTACTTCCTTGCTGATGCTTCTAAGAAGTTATGAGGATGAAACTGTTCGCAGAGTAGCAGCCGGTGCAATTGCTAATCTTGCAATGAATg AAGCCAATCAAGAACTCATAATGGTTCAAGGGGGAATCAGTTTATTGTCTACTACAGCATCTGATGCTGAGGATCCTCAGACTCTACGCATGGTTGCTGGAGCTATAGCTAACCTGTGTGGGAATG ATAAACTGCAAGCAACACTGAGGTCTGAAGGTGGAATCAAGGCATTGCTGGGAATGGTGAGATGCAGACATCCAGATGTTCTTTCCCAAGTTGCTCGTGGAATTGCCAACTTTGCAAAATGTGAATCTCGTGCATCTACTAATG GTATACGAAGCGGGAGATCACTTCTTATCGATGAAGGTGCACTTCCATGGATTGTGCAAAGTGCTAACAATGATGCTGCACCTATTAGGCGACACATTGAGCTCGCACTGTGTCATTTGGCACAGCATG AAGCAAATGCAAAGGACATGATAAATGGGGGTGCCCTCTGGGAGCTGGTTCGCATAACACGGGACTGTTCTCGAGAGGATATTAGAAGTCTTGCTCGCCGAACACTGAATTCGAGCCTGTTATTTCGATCTGAAATGAGGCGGCTAAGGATAGAGTTGTGA